TCCATTCCGCGTACGGGTGTTCCTTGGAGACGCTCCGGGACCTGGCGGACATGAATCCGGCGCGTTCCAGGTGACAGGGCGGCAGTTCCGCTCCTGGCAGTTCTGCCCACGACTTGCCGGCGTGCGCTACCTCTAGTGCGTCACAACGCTGTTCGGCGATGCGCTTGAGGCGTAGGCACGAGCCGTTGTTGAGGGGGTCCGCGCAGACATGCCCGTTCCACCCCGAATCGTGCCAAGGTATCCGGACCGACAGGTGCTGATATGGCAAGGATCGTGCTTTCATGTGGCCCCCGCACGGGTCATAGGCGGGGACCGGATCGCGCTGCCATCACGCCCGAATCCCCCGTTGACGTGGACTTCTCCTGAGGCCAATATCCCAGACGGCCCGGGCGAAATGAAGGGGAGCCGCCTGATCTCTCAGGCGACTCCCCTCGGGACGTGTCACAAGGACAGCGATTCGGATATCACTGGAGCGGGATCAGAAGTCCCAGTCCTCGTCCTCGGTGTTCTCGGCCTTGCCGATGACGTAGGAGGAGCCCGAGCCGGAGAAGAAGTCGTGGTTCTCGTCGGCGTTCGGGGACAGGGCCGAGAGGATCGCCGGGTTCACGTCCGTGACGCTGGACGGGAACATGGCCTCGTAGCCGAGGTTCATCAGCGCCTTGTTGGCGTTGTAGTGCAGGAACTTCTTGACGTCCTCGGCCAGGCCCACGGAGTCGTAGAGGTCGTGGGTGTACTGCACCTCGTTCTCGTAGAGCTCGAAGAGCAGCTCGAAGGTGTAGTCCTTGAGCTCCTGCTGGCGCTCGGCCGACTGGGTCTCCAGGCCGCGCTGGAACTTGTAGCCGATGTAGTAGCCGTGCACGGCCTCGTCGCGGATGATCAGCCGGATCAGGTCCGCGGTGTTGGTCAGCTTGGCGTGGGAGGACCAGTACATGGGCAGGTAGAAGCCCGAGTAGAACAGGAACGACTCCAGGATGGTGGAGGCGACCTTCTTCTTCAGCGGGTCCTCGCCGTGGTAGTAGTCCAGGATGATCTGGGCCTTCTTCTGCAGGTTGGGGTTCTCCTGCGACCAGCGGAAGGCGTCGTCGATCTGCTTGGTGTTGGACAGCGTGGAGAAGATCGAAGAGTAGCTCTTGGCGTGGACGGACTCCATGAACGCGATGTTCGTGTAGACCGCCTCCTCGTGCGTGGTCAGCGAGTCCGGGATGAGCGAGACGGCGCCCACGGTGCCCTGGATGGTGTCCAGCAGGGTCAGGCCGGTGAAGACGCGCATGGTCAGCGTCTTCTCGTCCTCGGTGAGCGTGGCCCAGGACTGGATGTCGTTGGACAGCGGCACCTTCTCCGGCAGCCAGAAGTTCGAGGTCAGTCGGTTCCAGACCTCGACGTCCTTGTCGTCCTGGATGCGGTTCCAGTTGATCGCCTCGACGGTTTCGAGGGTCTTGACAGCGTCGGCCATCATCGTGGTGTCGTCCTCACTCAAGCGGTGGTGTGGTGGTCTGGGATGGGGGTCGACGCCGGCTGGGCACCGCGGGTGCTCGGGGCACCTCCGGTGCCGGGCCGGCGTCGGGACGCGGGTCCGGGTCCCGTCCTGCGGACGGGCCCGGGCCCTACAGCATGCAGGACACGCAGCCCTCGACCTCGGTGCCCTCGAGGGCGAGCTGGCGCAGGCGGATGTAGTAGATCGTCTTGATCCCCTTGCGCCAGGCGTAGATCTGGGCCTTGTTCAGGTCGCGCGTGGTGGCGGTGTCCTTGAAGAACAGCGTCAGGGACAGGCCCTGGTCCACGTGCTGGGTGGCCGCGGCGTAGGTGTCGATGACCTTCTCGTAGCCGATCTCGTACGCGTCCGCGTAGTACTCGAGGTTCTCGTTCGTCAGGAACGGCGCCGGGTAGTAGACGCGGCCCAGCTTGCCCTCCTTGCGGATCTCGATCTTCGAGGCCACCGGGTGGATCGAGGAGGTCGAGTTGTTGATGTAGGAGATCGAGCCGGTCGGCGGCACCGCCTGCAGGTTCTGGTTGAAGATGCCGTGCTCCATGACGGAGGCCTTCAGCGCGCGCCAGTCGTCCTGGGTGGGCACGGCCACGCCGGCCTCGGCGAACAACTCGGCCACGCGGGCGGTCGCCGGCTGCCAGGGCTGCTCGGTGTACTTGTCGAAGAACTCGCCCGAGGCGTACTTCGAGTCCTCGAACCCGCCGAAGCGCTGGCCGGTCTCGATCGAGATCCGGTTGGAGGCGCGCAGGGCGTGGTAGAGCACCGTGCAGAAGTAGATGTTCGTGAAGTCGATGCCCTCCTCGGACCCGTAGTGGACCCGCTCGCGGGCCAGGTACCCATGCAGGTTCATCTGGCCCAGGCCGATGGCGTGTGAGGAGTCGTTGCCCCGCACGATGGAGGGCACCGAGTCGATCTGGGACATCGTGGACACCGCGGTCAGGGCGCGGATGGCGGTCTCGATCGACTTGCCGAAGTCCGGCGAGTCCATGGTCTTGGCGATGTTCATGGAGCCGAGGTTGCAGGAGATGTCCTTGCCCACGTGGGCGTAGGACAGGTCCTCGTGGAACTCGGAGGCCTCGGAGACCTGGAGGATCTCGGAGCACAGGTTGGACATGGTGATCCGGCCCTTGATCGGGTTGGCCCGGTTCACCGTGTCCTCGAACACGATGTACGGGTAGCCGGACTCGAACTGGATCTCGGCGAGGGTCTGGAAGAACTCGCGCGCGTTGATCTTGGTCTTCTTGATCCGCGCGTCGTCGACCATCTCGTAGTACTTCTCCGTCACCGAGACCTCGGAGAACGGCTTGCCGTAGACGCGCTCGACGTCGTACGGGCTGAAGAGGTACATGTCCTCGTTCTTCTTCGCCAGCTCGAAGGTGATGTCCGGGATGACGACGCCCAGGGACAGGGTCTTGATGCGGATCTTCTCGTCCGCGTTCTCCCGCTTGGTGTCCAGGAAGCGGTAGATGTCCGGGTGGTGGGCGTGCAGGTAGACGGC
This genomic window from Citricoccus sp. SGAir0253 contains:
- the nrdF gene encoding class 1b ribonucleoside-diphosphate reductase subunit beta; amino-acid sequence: MADAVKTLETVEAINWNRIQDDKDVEVWNRLTSNFWLPEKVPLSNDIQSWATLTEDEKTLTMRVFTGLTLLDTIQGTVGAVSLIPDSLTTHEEAVYTNIAFMESVHAKSYSSIFSTLSNTKQIDDAFRWSQENPNLQKKAQIILDYYHGEDPLKKKVASTILESFLFYSGFYLPMYWSSHAKLTNTADLIRLIIRDEAVHGYYIGYKFQRGLETQSAERQQELKDYTFELLFELYENEVQYTHDLYDSVGLAEDVKKFLHYNANKALMNLGYEAMFPSSVTDVNPAILSALSPNADENHDFFSGSGSSYVIGKAENTEDEDWDF
- the nrdE gene encoding class 1b ribonucleoside-diphosphate reductase subunit alpha is translated as MTVTEQDMIKSAKQLPAAWQNLGYHELNAMLNLYGADGRIQFEADHAAARQYFLQHVNTNTVFFHDLDEKLTYLVDNDYYEAETLEQYSAEFKHSLWDRAYKAKFRFPTFLGAFKFYTSYALKTFDGKRYLERYEDRVCMVALHLAQGDEQLAVDLVDEMIGGRFQPATPTFLNAGKAQRGELVSCFLLRIEDNMESIARGINSSLQLSKRGGGVALSLTNIREHGAPIKQIENQSSGVIPVMKLLEDSFSYANQLGARQGAGAVYLHAHHPDIYRFLDTKRENADEKIRIKTLSLGVVIPDITFELAKKNEDMYLFSPYDVERVYGKPFSEVSVTEKYYEMVDDARIKKTKINAREFFQTLAEIQFESGYPYIVFEDTVNRANPIKGRITMSNLCSEILQVSEASEFHEDLSYAHVGKDISCNLGSMNIAKTMDSPDFGKSIETAIRALTAVSTMSQIDSVPSIVRGNDSSHAIGLGQMNLHGYLARERVHYGSEEGIDFTNIYFCTVLYHALRASNRISIETGQRFGGFEDSKYASGEFFDKYTEQPWQPATARVAELFAEAGVAVPTQDDWRALKASVMEHGIFNQNLQAVPPTGSISYINNSTSSIHPVASKIEIRKEGKLGRVYYPAPFLTNENLEYYADAYEIGYEKVIDTYAAATQHVDQGLSLTLFFKDTATTRDLNKAQIYAWRKGIKTIYYIRLRQLALEGTEVEGCVSCML